From Gopherus flavomarginatus isolate rGopFla2 chromosome 7, rGopFla2.mat.asm, whole genome shotgun sequence, the proteins below share one genomic window:
- the C7H1orf21 gene encoding uncharacterized protein C1orf21 homolog isoform X1 → MKDRGYNRDLQQCRVKLKELRQAYQKTRDTNGCSGSEPQTCRFYDELHAILGSAATTTPPLCFDSVSGVVRNRAAGFGDKEDEDEEVEDSSQQGNGETVFSNNQELFLTLDLESVPPEPNQGRLLDPEGREGTSAANVSTLTLSSPSQRLAKIRRRKKCTRDEMFSELMQSSHTERAQQNAWRQTMSESRKAQYECEDRWRAEDNKWQAEDCR, encoded by the exons atgaaggacagaggctataacagggatctgcagcagtgccgtgtgaaacttaaggagctgaggcaagcctaccaaaaaaccagagacaCAAatggctgctccgggtcagagccccagacatgtcgcttctatgatgagctacatgccattcttgGTAgtgccgccaccactaccccaccgcTGTGCTTCGACTCCGTCAGTGGAGTAGTACGCAACAGGGCTGCGggttttggggacaaggaagatgaggaCGAGGAAGTTGAAGACAGTTCACAGCAAGGAAACGGAGAAACCGTTTTCTCCAACAACCAGGAACTGTTTCttaccctggacctggagtcagtaccTCCTGAACCCAACCAAGGCAGACTTCTggaccctgaaggcagagaagggacctctg ctgcaaatgtttcaacactcacactatcttctccttctcagaggctagcgaagattagaaggcgaaaaaaatgcactcgcgatgaaatgttctctgagctcatgcagtcctcccacactgaaagagcccagcagaatgcgtggaggcaaacaatgtcagagtccaggaaagcacaatatgaatgcgaggacaggtggcgggctgaagatAATAAGTGGCAGGCTGAAGACTGTCGATAG
- the C7H1orf21 gene encoding uncharacterized protein C1orf21 homolog isoform X2 — translation MKDRGYNRDLQQCRVKLKELRQAYQKTRDTNGCSGSEPQTCRFYDELHAILGSAATTTPPLCFDSVSGVVRNRAAGFGDKEDEDEEVEDSSQQGNGETVFSNNQELFLTLDLESVPPEPNQGRLLDPEGREGTSEASED, via the exons atgaaggacagaggctataacagggatctgcagcagtgccgtgtgaaacttaaggagctgaggcaagcctaccaaaaaaccagagacaCAAatggctgctccgggtcagagccccagacatgtcgcttctatgatgagctacatgccattcttgGTAgtgccgccaccactaccccaccgcTGTGCTTCGACTCCGTCAGTGGAGTAGTACGCAACAGGGCTGCGggttttggggacaaggaagatgaggaCGAGGAAGTTGAAGACAGTTCACAGCAAGGAAACGGAGAAACCGTTTTCTCCAACAACCAGGAACTGTTTCttaccctggacctggagtcagtaccTCCTGAACCCAACCAAGGCAGACTTCTggaccctgaaggcagagaagggacctctg aggctagcgaagattag